The DNA segment GGGCTCCTCCGTAAGATCACCGGAACGGGCTATATTACAGGAGTCATGATAGGTAACCGGCAGAGGATTCCGGGAGGGGTCTACCTTTATTCGTCCCTGATTTATGTAACGAATCAGGGTGACCACAACGGACTCACTGGGGAGATCCTGTTTGTATTTGGCCCAGTTGTAGCCTTCCCACCGGGTAGACCGATAACCATGACCGCACTCGGAGATAACGATTCGTTTGGCTCGTAAGCGTTTCGCCGCTTCGTAGAGGTTCTTGGCTATATAGCCACCCAGCTTGTCATCACCTGAGAAGAGCCCGAAGTTGGTCTGATCCCAGCCCCAGCTTGGCATCGTCCAGCTTTCTCCGGCACAGTAGAATATTTTGCCTGCATTGCCAATCGAGCGCGGGTCGTACTTTACCTCACGAGGGTTGATGGTGTACATAAAATCGCAATCTTCCTTATCCATCGGGATCTTGAAATGGGGGTCATCCAATTCGGCCTGGGTCTCCTCCTCCATCCATTGTATAGTTTCGAGGTAGTCCTCCTGCGTAACCCCCATCTGGTTACCCGTCTCCCATGAGTCCTTACTCACTACGAAGACTCCCTCAGGCACAATCCCCAGTTCCGTGAGAAGCCCCCTAGTCAGTCGAACGAGAATCGCCGTGTCCACACCCATCGGGCAGTTAAGGGTGCAGCGCCGGCAACCAGTGCAGGTTCCAAAGACGATATTCTTGAGACGTTTTAAGTCTTCATCATCCTTTGGGGTTCCTGCGTGCACCCACCAGGGGACGAGACGGCCGGTCCAATCAAAATGTCTCTTAAAGATGTGCCTGATCTGATCGGCCTTGTAAGCCGGGGTCATGGTCGGGTCGTAAGGCCGGAC comes from the Syntrophales bacterium genome and includes:
- a CDS encoding (Fe-S)-binding protein, coding for MNEKSINISDVINLPLDTKEQKKAVDSKTPCVVDGRLKVYNPDEDNVKRLLELLKNKLSRQVVGSMVGCVHCGMCSDACHYALVRPYDPTMTPAYKADQIRHIFKRHFDWTGRLVPWWVHAGTPKDDEDLKRLKNIVFGTCTGCRRCTLNCPMGVDTAILVRLTRGLLTELGIVPEGVFVVSKDSWETGNQMGVTQEDYLETIQWMEEETQAELDDPHFKIPMDKEDCDFMYTINPREVKYDPRSIGNAGKIFYCAGESWTMPSWGWDQTNFGLFSGDDKLGGYIAKNLYEAAKRLRAKRIVISECGHGYRSTRWEGYNWAKYKQDLPSESVVVTLIRYINQGRIKVDPSRNPLPVTYHDSCNIARSGDLTEEPRWILKRVCADFREMYPNRSDNFCCTGGGGALSMVEYKPLRMEVARIKAEQLTATGAKIVCTSCHNCVDGLTDVIKHYKLDIKVAQILDLVADALIIPKKNEKK